The following coding sequences lie in one Listeria ivanovii subsp. londoniensis genomic window:
- the pflA gene encoding pyruvate formate-lyase-activating protein, producing the protein MTEVLGRVHSVETMGTVDGPGIRFIVFMQGCLLRCQFCHNPDTWKIGTGTERSAQDVFYEAIKYKEFWDASGGGVTVSGGEPLLQVDFLIEFFTLCKKAGVHTTIDSCGGCFTRDPEFIEKLDRLMKVTDLILLDIKQINPEKHLKLTTKSNAPIIDFAHYLRDKEQPIWIRHVLIPTKTDDPEDLTKLHEFIQTLPNVKQVDVLPYHTMGVYKWKEMGIRYPLEGIEAPEEEVVALANKILETSSYK; encoded by the coding sequence ATGACAGAGGTTTTAGGAAGAGTTCATTCAGTCGAAACGATGGGGACAGTTGATGGACCTGGTATTCGGTTTATTGTTTTTATGCAAGGGTGTTTACTTCGTTGTCAGTTTTGTCATAATCCTGATACTTGGAAAATTGGTACCGGCACAGAAAGATCTGCTCAAGATGTATTTTATGAAGCGATTAAGTATAAAGAATTTTGGGATGCATCTGGTGGTGGAGTAACAGTAAGTGGCGGAGAACCCTTACTTCAAGTAGATTTCCTAATTGAGTTTTTCACGCTATGCAAAAAAGCTGGTGTGCACACGACTATTGATTCATGTGGAGGTTGTTTTACACGTGATCCAGAATTTATTGAGAAATTAGATCGTTTAATGAAAGTAACAGATTTAATTTTACTTGATATTAAACAAATTAACCCAGAAAAACACTTGAAATTAACAACGAAATCTAATGCTCCAATTATTGATTTTGCTCATTATCTTCGTGATAAAGAACAACCAATTTGGATAAGACACGTGCTAATTCCTACTAAAACAGATGACCCGGAAGATTTAACAAAATTGCATGAGTTTATTCAAACACTTCCAAATGTGAAACAAGTTGATGTGCTTCCATATCACACAATGGGTGTTTATAAATGGAAAGAAATGGGTATTCGTTATCCACTTGAAGGAATTGAAGCTCCGGAAGAAGAAGTAGTCGCACTAGCAAATAAAATTCTTGAAACAAGTAGTTATAAATAG
- a CDS encoding PadR family transcriptional regulator: MTPNVLEYTLLQMIAREASSGYELANRLRIMQNTHHSQIYPALSKLEKAGYLVVHKHAQDKKPDKKVYTITQTGLDSLFAWSETPLKIPVTRDEFTTKVQLNWLNSSRTKGLIQERETYLNEQLVLIEETLAHFASLFDLKTSQDKLKNMSYQVYARKLDLIKTELKWCYEMYKIL, from the coding sequence ATGACGCCAAATGTATTAGAATATACTTTGCTGCAAATGATAGCACGTGAAGCATCAAGTGGTTATGAATTAGCCAACCGCCTTAGGATTATGCAAAATACCCATCACAGTCAAATTTATCCTGCACTTTCGAAGTTAGAGAAAGCTGGGTATTTAGTAGTTCATAAACATGCGCAAGACAAAAAACCTGATAAAAAAGTTTACACGATTACGCAGACAGGTCTAGATTCTCTTTTCGCTTGGTCGGAAACCCCACTTAAAATCCCGGTCACTAGAGATGAGTTCACGACAAAGGTACAATTGAATTGGTTGAATAGTTCAAGAACCAAAGGACTGATCCAAGAAAGAGAAACATATTTGAATGAACAATTAGTGTTGATAGAAGAAACGCTAGCACACTTCGCTTCTCTATTTGACTTAAAAACTTCACAAGATAAACTAAAAAATATGTCTTATCAAGTATACGCAAGAAAACTAGATTTGATTAAAACCGAGCTAAAATGGTGTTATGAAATGTATAAAATCCTATAA